A segment of the Symmachiella macrocystis genome:
GCAGTCAACCCGATGGTGTGGAGTCGGTAACATTCTTGTCCGACGGCGATTGGCTAGCGACCGGCGACCGTGGCGCGACGATTCATCTTTGGCCGGTGACCGCGGACGCCGGTCAGGATAACTCGATGTCAGAGAAGAAAATCATGCCCTACTGGAAAGCGCACACTGGTCGCGTTCAAGCGTTGGCTGTGACTCCCGGGAGCAATTTACTGGTATCAGGTGGGCTTGACGGTGTCATCAACATGTGGACGACTAATCCACAGTCCGCCGAGTGGCAAATTGCGACCCCCGGACTGCGCGTGATGGGCATGGCGTTGGGTAATAGCAATCAACTCTATATCGCTGGCAATGAAATCATCCGATATAACCTGGCTCGCCGCGAAGGCACTAGCGCCTTTTCAACCCCGCAACCGCGTTGGATGTCGTTAGCGACATCCAACGATGGTCGCCGGATGGCGGCCACCGACCATAAAACGTTAAGCATGTTTGATCTCGATTCACAACAACTCATCCAGTCCTGGCCGATTTCTCCTGAGCTTGATGACCCACAAATGGCCGTGTCGCCCGACGGGCAAAAAGTTGCCACCGCTTGGTGGTCAAGCGTTGACTATATCGAGATCTACGATGTAGATCGGCCGGATCAAATCCTGAGTTTTCCCGCCAAGCAAAGCCATGCAATCGATTTTTCTCCCGATGGAGATCGCTTGGCCTACGGAACAATGAATGATCTGGTCGTGAGGGACATCGTTCACGATAAGGAACTATTGCGTTTGTCCAAGCACTCCAGCACATTGTCAGACTGTGCCTTTGATCCGAGTGGCGATTTGATTGCCACGGTCAGCCATGATCGAACTTTAAAGCTGTGGAATGCTCACAACGGAGAGCAGCTGTACTCGGTGATCGCTCATGGCGATAAAGTCAAAACTGTCGCATTTTCACCGGATGGCAATACGATTGTCACCGGCGGCAGAGACCAAGTGGTGAAACTGTGGGACTGCCAAACCGGTCAACCACTGTTCGATTTCGGCACCGAAGCCGATGGGATTGCGGAAGTCCAGTTTTCACCCGACGGCCAGCGGCTGGTCTGCCTGTTAGGCAACGGGACGATCGTCATTTACGACATTTCCCGACCCGCTGATAATGATACCTAAGAGTGTGTTTTCAAACTGGGAGGGCGAGGCTCTTGCCGAGCCGCGATGAACCCTATTGCTTGCCTTGGCCATGGAAATCTCCACACCAAATGCCACAATGCGGCTCAGCAGGAGCTTCGCCCTCCCGGGACGCTGGATGGCAATTGTAAAACGTTAATTTGTAAACTCGTTCTAAGAGATAACAGCGCTTGATCACCGCTGATGAAGATTGATCATCGCCGCATGATTGGCGGCGCAACTCGCTCGAGCGATCCTCTTCCCATTCCATCCCAAAGCTCAGAGGTGAAAAAATGAGACGCGCCCTCATTCGATTTCCGGCAATTTGGATACCGGTGCTGCTGATAGCCGGACTTAACCTCCCGGCACACGGAGAGGACGCCGAAGTGACAAACCCTGACGGCGCCGGCGATGTTAAAACAGCCGTCGACGAGGTCATGCACGTTGTCAACATGGTATTGGAGCATCACATCGCGCCGCCAACCGGCCAACAAATGGTGGTCGATGTGATTCGCCACGTGTATCAAAAGGCACAGTTGCAGATGCCGCCCGACATGCCCCAACTGATTTCCCGACGATCGCTAGAACAGGTTCCCGATTTTTTAAACGATACTCTGGAGGAAGTGGCTCGTCGGTCCTCGCAGCCATTTCAACCGCTCGTGCGAGAGTCCTTGACCGACATGGTTTCCAACCTGCCCGGCGGAGCCCGCATCACCGCTGTGCGAAAGCATACCGTGAACGAACAGATCGCCTCAAATCGTTATGTGGGGACAGGGATCGCACTTAGAATGTCAAGCACGGACCATCGGCCGACGATTACACATGTCGTTCCCAGGGGCCCCATGGAACTGGCGGGCGGGGAAAAGGGCGATCTGATTATTGAAGTCAACGGCATCAGCACGAAAGGCAAAATGCTGTCCGAAGTTGTGGAGATGATTCGCGGGCCTGACGGCAGCGAAATCACGTTTGTCGTGCATCAGCCGGACCAACCGCCGCGAACGCTAACCTTCCAGCGGGGCGTGATCAATTTCCCGTCCCTGTCGAAACCGGAACTCCTGCAACTTCCTGGCCCAAAATTGATCGGATATATGAAAATCAAAAGGATTTCCGCTGCCCTCGTGCATGAACTACGACAAGCCGAAAAAACGCTGCTTGAACAGGACGTCGACGGAATCGTTTTGGATTTTCGTATGGTTCACGGAGCAGACCTACACCAGTCCCTGTTACTCGCCAATGCGCTTCTTGATGGCGGTGAAATCGGACAGGTGCGTTCGCGCAGTGGATCACGCGGTTATCAAGCAGAACGCGAGGCTTTATTTGCGAAATTGCCGATAGCCATCATCGTCGACCGCCACACCTCCGGAACGGCCGAATGGGTTGCGGCGGCGCTGCAGGATCACAAGCGTGCCTTGATCGTTGGTGCGAAGACCGCCGGGCACGGTTACGGAGATTCGACGTTCCCGATTCCCGACACAGATCGGATGCTCACCATATCAACGTCTGAACTGCTGCGTGCCGACGGCATTTCGCTTGTCGGAACCGGTAAGCCGACTAACATCCTGACATTGGTCCGGAGGACTCCGGACGGGCGGCGGCAAAAAGTGTTGCCCCGGAATGGCAAAAGAATTCCATATCCTCCAGGACCGATCGTGCCAAACAAACGCATTGAGGAAGAGTCTACTGCGGACATCAAAACAAAAGCGGCGGAGATTTTGTTGAAGGAATTCAAAAAAACAAAACCGACCGCCGATTAAATGTTAGGCCAAATAGAGATGCTGATTATGAATGCTCGCTGCATTTTCCTGAGCGCCTTTTTGTTTCTCAGCGCGTTGATACCCGCCTGGGCTGGGGAGCCGCAGGACGTCGCGGCCCCAAAGCCCGCGCCGTTGCCCACCCAGCTGCGCCGTCCGGTCGCCTTGGGGTTGCTTGATGACGCAGCGCGCCTCGCCGTCGCTAACCGCCGAAGCGGCACTGTCAGTCTGCTCAACACCGACACGTGGAGCGTGATCAACGAGTTCCCGGTCGGCAAACAATTGTCAGACCTGGCCGTTCTCTCGGGGGGACGACAACTGTTGGCCACCGACGAGGCGGGGCATGAATTGATTGCGCTACGCTACAACAACGATGCACTGCAGGAAACCTCGCGCCTCCCCGTTAGCCCGTTTCCCGTGGATTTGATTCTCAACGACGACGCTACGCGCTGTTACGTGGCATCGCTGTGGTCGCGGCGGTTGACGATTGTGAGTGTCTCGACGCAAAGCGATTCGAATGTCGAATTGCAAATCCTCAAAACCGTCGCGTTGCCATTCGAGCCGCGAAAGCTGTTGTTGCTCGGCGACGCCGGGATGTTGATTGTCGCCGACGCGTTCGGCGGACAGCTTGCGGTTGTGGAGGCCGAAACCGGTGAAGTCAGATCCATTCGCGAACTCCCTGCGCACAACCTACAAGGCCTGACGCTCAATCATGCGCAGGATTCGGTGTTGATCACGCATCAACATCTCAATCCGTTGGCGCGTGCGACGTTCAACGATCTGCACTGGGGCATGCTCTCCAACAACGTCGCCCGCCCGATTTCGGTCCAGCGGCTGTTGTCGCCGACGGCCAACTTGCTCGACGGGCGAGGGGCTGTCCGTTTGGGAGACGTGGGCCACGGCGCAGCTGACCCAGCGGATATCGCCATGCTAGACAATGGGCGCATTGCCATTGCCTTCGCCGGTACGGGCGAAGTGGCGATTACCGATCTTGCCGGCCGCGACATGCGGCGCTACAAAACGGGGCGCCGACCCACTGCGCTGCTGGCAACTGTTAATTCCGGTGAGGTGATCGTGGCCAACACACTTTCCGATTCCATTTCGGTGATCGACCCGGCCGCTGATCCACCCGTGCGAAACATTTCCCTCGGTCCGACACCCGCGCCATCCCCACAGACACGAGGGGAATTGTTATTTTTCGACGCCGGCATTTCGCACGACAGCTGGATGAGCTGCCACAGTTGCCACACCGACGGACACACGAGCGGATTGACGGCCGACACATTGGGGGACGGTTCGTACGGTGCACCGAAACGCATTCCCACTTTACTCGGGGTCTCGCAAACCGATCTGTGGGCCTGGAATGGCAGCATGAAGGAACTTCATGATCAAATCGATCAATCGATTCGCACCACGCTGCACGGCGATCCCCCCAGCGGGGCAGACGTGAACGATCTGGCCGCCTACTTGCAGACCCTCAAACCGCCACCCCCCTTACGGCCGCGAACAATCGATGCGGCCGACGAAGCGAGTCTCACCCGCGGCCAGACGCTGTTTCATGGGATGAATTGTATTCAGTGCCACGTCCCGCCGGTGACCTACACGACTGGCGGTGTCTTTGACGTGGATCTGGTGGATGAGGTTGGCAACCGAAAGTTCAATCCACCCTCCCTGCGCGGCGTGGGCCGACGCCGAGGATTTTTTCACGACAAACGTGCCAAAACACTCGGTGCTGTGTTTACCGATTACCAACATCAATTGGATCGCGACTTGGGGGTACAAGAGTTCAAAGATCTGGTTCGGTTTTTAGAAAGCCTATAGTTTTCAGGGGGCTCTATCATTTCCGTGGTGACTTTCGTAGCAGAGAAATTCAAATCATGTTGGTGCAATTCGGCGAGAGTCGCTTGGAACTCGCGCAAGGGGACATTACCACACAGCAGGTCGACGCGATCGTAAATGCGGCCAACAGCGGACTGCATGGCGGCGGCGGGGTCGACGGTGCGATTCACCGCGCCGCCGGGCCCGAATTGATGCAGGAAACGGACCGCGTTTATCCCGATGGATGTCCCACTGGTGAGGCAGTCGCCACGGCAGCCTACGGATTACCGGCTAAGTTCGTCTTCCACGCAGTCGGTCCGATCTGGCGGGGCGGCGGACAGAACGAGGCTGATTTGCTCGGCAGTGCTTACTGTCGCTGCCTGGAACTAGCGGTCCAGCACAATTGTCGATCCATCGCATTTCCCGCCATCAGCACCGGCGTCTATGGTTATCCCATCGATCTGGCTGCCGAAACCTCACTGGCCGTTGTCCGTGACTTTCTTCAAGAGCAGGGGCGACCGGAGTTGGTCCGGTTTGTTCTCTTCAGCGGCGGGAGTTATGGTGCATTTGCCCGCGTGTTGGAATTGATGGCCAATTGAAACGCCGCGCGGTTCTTGCATGCCGTCCCGAGCCCGTTAGAATGCGCGGCACGCACGTCCTCACCTGAAATGAAGTATTGATATTCCATGACGACTGAATTTGCCGTTGGCATCGACCTGGGTACCACGAACAGTGTATTGGCCTATTCCTCACTGGACAGCGAGGATGCGGAGATCCAATTGCTGCCGATCCCCCAACTCGTGGCGGCTGGGACCGTGGACGTGAAAAAAGCGTTGCCGTCGTTTCTATACATCCCCACCGATACGGAAAATGCCGGAAAAGCATTCGCGCTCCCCTGGGAGGATCACCCAGTCGTGACGACTGGCGAATTGGCCCACAAACAGGCAGCCGACCTCCCCGCGCGAACCGTTGTTTCGGCGAAATCCTGGCTCTGCCATAATCGCGTGGATCGTCACGAGCCCATCCTGCCATGGGGTGCGGGGGAGGACATTCCCAAGGTCTCGCCCGTCTCCGCGGCAGAGCAATATTTGGCCCATCTCGTCGCCGCATGGGACACAGCCCATCCCGATGCCCCTTTAGCCGAACAGCACGTCGTACTTACGGTGCCCGCGTCGTTCGATGCCAGTGCGCGGGATTTGACCCGTGAAGCAGCCTTGGCCGCTGGCTTGCCCGAAGAGTTTGTGTTGCTCGAAGAACCACAGGCAGCGCTCTATGCCTACCTGGCCGCCGCCGGTGATGCTTGGCGTAAAGAATTGGCGGTCGGCGACATCCTATTGGTCTGCGACGTGGGTGGGGGTACGACCGACTTTACATTGATTGAAGTCAACGAAGAGGACGGCGCGCTAACCCTAGAGCGCCGTGCGGTCGGCAATCACCTGCTCGTGGGAGGCGACAACATGGACCTCGCCTTGGCACATCAGGCGGCTGCCCAATTCGCGAAAAAAGGAACCCAACTCGATGCTTGGCAGTCCGTGTCATTGTGGCACGCCTGTCGCAACGCCAAAGAAACGATCTTCGCCGCCGAAGGCCCCGACACGCATCCGGTCACCGTTCTGGGACGCGGCAGCAAACTGATTGGCGGCACCGTGTCCATCGACATGGACCGCAAAAAATCGGCGTCGCTGCTACTGGATGGCTTTTTCCCCAAGTGTGACATCACGGAAAAACCGCAAGCTACGGCGACTTCCGGATTCCAAGAAATCGGTTTGCCCTTCGAAGCAGACACGGCGGTCACGCGGCACTTGGCGGCATTTCTCAGCGCGCAGGGCGACGGCGAAGCGGTGCAACCGACGCGGCTGTTGTTCAACGGCGGTGTCTTCAAAGCCGCTGAATTGCGCAAACGCCTGCAACAAACAATCGCCGGTTGGTCCGAAGTGAAACCGAAGCTGCTCGATGGCGAACACGATCTTGATTACGCCGTAGCACGCGGTGCTGCCTATTATGCCCGCGCCAAACAAGGCCGCGGCATTCGCATTCGTGGCGGAACGTCGCATGCGTATTACGTCG
Coding sequences within it:
- a CDS encoding O-acetyl-ADP-ribose deacetylase → MLVQFGESRLELAQGDITTQQVDAIVNAANSGLHGGGGVDGAIHRAAGPELMQETDRVYPDGCPTGEAVATAAYGLPAKFVFHAVGPIWRGGGQNEADLLGSAYCRCLELAVQHNCRSIAFPAISTGVYGYPIDLAAETSLAVVRDFLQEQGRPELVRFVLFSGGSYGAFARVLELMAN
- a CDS encoding S41 family peptidase, which produces MTNPDGAGDVKTAVDEVMHVVNMVLEHHIAPPTGQQMVVDVIRHVYQKAQLQMPPDMPQLISRRSLEQVPDFLNDTLEEVARRSSQPFQPLVRESLTDMVSNLPGGARITAVRKHTVNEQIASNRYVGTGIALRMSSTDHRPTITHVVPRGPMELAGGEKGDLIIEVNGISTKGKMLSEVVEMIRGPDGSEITFVVHQPDQPPRTLTFQRGVINFPSLSKPELLQLPGPKLIGYMKIKRISAALVHELRQAEKTLLEQDVDGIVLDFRMVHGADLHQSLLLANALLDGGEIGQVRSRSGSRGYQAEREALFAKLPIAIIVDRHTSGTAEWVAAALQDHKRALIVGAKTAGHGYGDSTFPIPDTDRMLTISTSELLRADGISLVGTGKPTNILTLVRRTPDGRRQKVLPRNGKRIPYPPGPIVPNKRIEEESTADIKTKAAEILLKEFKKTKPTAD
- a CDS encoding cytochrome c peroxidase, which encodes MNARCIFLSAFLFLSALIPAWAGEPQDVAAPKPAPLPTQLRRPVALGLLDDAARLAVANRRSGTVSLLNTDTWSVINEFPVGKQLSDLAVLSGGRQLLATDEAGHELIALRYNNDALQETSRLPVSPFPVDLILNDDATRCYVASLWSRRLTIVSVSTQSDSNVELQILKTVALPFEPRKLLLLGDAGMLIVADAFGGQLAVVEAETGEVRSIRELPAHNLQGLTLNHAQDSVLITHQHLNPLARATFNDLHWGMLSNNVARPISVQRLLSPTANLLDGRGAVRLGDVGHGAADPADIAMLDNGRIAIAFAGTGEVAITDLAGRDMRRYKTGRRPTALLATVNSGEVIVANTLSDSISVIDPAADPPVRNISLGPTPAPSPQTRGELLFFDAGISHDSWMSCHSCHTDGHTSGLTADTLGDGSYGAPKRIPTLLGVSQTDLWAWNGSMKELHDQIDQSIRTTLHGDPPSGADVNDLAAYLQTLKPPPPLRPRTIDAADEASLTRGQTLFHGMNCIQCHVPPVTYTTGGVFDVDLVDEVGNRKFNPPSLRGVGRRRGFFHDKRAKTLGAVFTDYQHQLDRDLGVQEFKDLVRFLESL
- a CDS encoding Hsp70 family protein; the encoded protein is MTTEFAVGIDLGTTNSVLAYSSLDSEDAEIQLLPIPQLVAAGTVDVKKALPSFLYIPTDTENAGKAFALPWEDHPVVTTGELAHKQAADLPARTVVSAKSWLCHNRVDRHEPILPWGAGEDIPKVSPVSAAEQYLAHLVAAWDTAHPDAPLAEQHVVLTVPASFDASARDLTREAALAAGLPEEFVLLEEPQAALYAYLAAAGDAWRKELAVGDILLVCDVGGGTTDFTLIEVNEEDGALTLERRAVGNHLLVGGDNMDLALAHQAAAQFAKKGTQLDAWQSVSLWHACRNAKETIFAAEGPDTHPVTVLGRGSKLIGGTVSIDMDRKKSASLLLDGFFPKCDITEKPQATATSGFQEIGLPFEADTAVTRHLAAFLSAQGDGEAVQPTRLLFNGGVFKAAELRKRLQQTIAGWSEVKPKLLDGEHDLDYAVARGAAYYARAKQGRGIRIRGGTSHAYYVGIETSGPAIPGVPRPLRALCVAALGMEEGTEVDVPSAEIGLVVGQPAHFRFFSSATRRDDQPGNVIASWTTDEITETDPLEATLPASAETDEGYVPVKFHAKITELGMFELWGVSTTNDGRWKLEFNVRAN